One genomic window of Medicago truncatula cultivar Jemalong A17 chromosome 1, MtrunA17r5.0-ANR, whole genome shotgun sequence includes the following:
- the LOC11411044 gene encoding leucine-rich repeat receptor-like protein kinase PXL1, whose product MQTHLFLFYCYIIVSLIFTERAQSATNDELSTLLSIKSSLIDSMNHLKDWQPPSNATRWQSRLHCNWTGIGCNTKGFVESLELYNMNLSGIVSNHIQSLSSLSYFNISCNNFASTLPKSLSNLTSLKSFDVSQNYFTGTFPTGFGRAAELKSINASSNEFSGLLPEDIENATLLESFDFRGNYFASPIPKSFKNLQKLKFLGLSGNNFTGKIPEYLGELSSLETLIMGYNAFEGEIPAEFGNMTNLQYLDLAVGTLSGRIPPELGKLKNLTTIYLYRNKFTAKIPPQLGNIMSLAFLDLSDNQITGEIPEELAKLENLQLLNLMSNKLTGPVPKKLGELKKLQVLELWKNSLEGSLPMNLGRNSPLQWLDVSSNSLSGEIPPGLCTTGNLTKLILFNNSFSGPIPSGLSNCSSLVRVRIQNNLISGTIPVGFGSLLSLQRLELAKNNFTGQIPIDITSSTSLSFIDVSWNHLESSLPSEILSIPTLQTFIASHNNLGGTIPDEFQGCPSLSVLDLSNAYISSPIPKGIASCQKLVNLNLRNNHLTGEIPKSITNMPTLSVLDLSNNSLTGRIPENFGSSPALETMNLSYNKLEGPVPSNGILLTMNPNDFVGNAGLCGSILPPCSQSSTVTSQKRSSHISHIVIGFVTGISVILSLAAVYFGGKWLYNKCYMYNSFIYDWFKHNNEDWPWRLVAFQRISFTSSEILTCIKESNVIGMGGAGIVYKAEIHKPQITVAVKKLWRSSPDIENGNDVLREVELLGRLRHRNIVRLLGYVHNERDVIMVYEYMINGNLGTALHGEQSARLLVDWVSRYNIALGVAQGMNYLHHDCHPPVIHRDIKSNNILLDANLEARIADFGLARMMIQKNETVTMVAGSYGYIAPEYGYTLKVDEKIDIYSYGVVLLELLTGKMPLDHTFEEAVDIVEWIQKKRNNKAMLEALDPTIAGQCKHVQEEMLLVLRIALLCTAKLPKERPSMRDIITMLGEAKPRRKSICGNGRQESSIEKGTIFTTSPVASLL is encoded by the exons atGCAAACTCATTTGTTTCTCTTCTATTGTTACATTATTGTCTCTCTCATTTTTACTGAGAGAGCTCAAAGTGCAACAAATGATGAATTGTCAACTCTTCTATCCATCAAATCCAGTCTCATTGATTCAATGAATCATCTAAAGGATTGGCAGCCACCGAGCAACGCGACACGGTGGCAAAGTCGGCTCCATTGTAACTGGACTGGAATTGGTTGCAACACTAAAGGCTTTGTAGAGAGTCTTGAACTCTATAATATGAACTTAAGTGGCATTGTTTCAAACCATATTCAATCCCTTTCAAGTTTATCTTACTTCAACATAAGTTGCAACAATTTTGCTTCAACACTTCCTAAATCACTTTCCAACCTCACTTCTCTAAAAAGCTTTGATGTGAGCCAAAACTACTTCACTGGAACCTTTCCGACTGGTTTCGGAAGAGCTGCGGAGTTGAAATCAATCAATGCATCAAGCAATGAATTTTCAGGTCTTCTTCCTGAAGATATCGAAAATGCAACATTGCTCGAAAGCTTTGATTTTCGAGGAAATTACTTTGCAAGTCCAATTCCAAAGAGTTTTAAAAATTTGCAAAAACTTAAATTTCTAGGCCTTTCAGGCAATAACTTCACAGGGAAGATTCCAGAATATCTTGGTGAACTCAGTTCTTTAGAGACATTGATTATGGGATACAATGCATTTGAAGGTGAGATTCCTGCTGAATTTGGCAACATGACAAATCTTCAATATCTTGATTTGGCAGTTGGGACTCTCAGTGGACGAATTCCACCCGAATTAGGTAAGCTCAAGAATCTTACTACAATTTACTTATACCGAAACAAATTCACTGCGAAAATTCCGCCTCAACTTGGCAACATTATGTCACTAGCATTTCTAGACCTCTCTGATAATCAGATCACAGGAGAAATACCAGAAGAGCTTGCTAAATTGGAAAACTTACAGCTTTTGAATTTGATGAGCAATAAACTAACTGGTCCTGTACCAAAGAAGCTTGGTGAACTGAAAAAGTTACAGGTTCTTGAGTTATGGAAAAATTCTTTAGAAGGTTCTTTGCCAATGAACCTTGGAAGGAATTCTCCTTTGCAGTGGTTAGATGTGTCCTCTAACTCATTGTCAGGTGAGATCCCTCCAGGTTTGTGTACAACAGGCAATCTAACTAAATTAATACTCTTCAACAATTCGTTCTCCGGTCCAATTCCGAGTGGACTTTCGAACTGTTCATCGTTGGTGCGTGTTCGGATTCAAAACAATCTTATTTCCGGAACTATTCCGGTTGGATTTGGCAGCCTTCTGAGCCTTCAACGGCTGGAGTTGGCGAAGAACAACTTCACTGGTCAAATTCCTATAGATATCACCTCTTCCACATCACTTTCCTTCATTGATGTATCTTGGAACCACCTTGAGTCATCTCTACCTTCAGAAATTCTTTCTATTCCAACCCTTCAAACCTTCATTGCCTCTCACAACAATCTTGGAGGAACTATACCTGATGAGTTCCAAGGATGTCCATCTCTCTCTGTGCTTGATCTTTCAAATGCATATATCTCCAGCCCAATCCCAAAAGGTATAGCTTCTTGTCAAAAACTAGTCAACCTTAACCTTAGAAACAATCATTTGACAGGTGAAATAccaaaatcaatcacaaacatgcCTACCTTATCAGTTCTTGATCTGTCCAACAATTCACTGACCGGTCGGATACCCGAAAACTTCGGAAGCTCGCCGGCTCTTGAAACAATGAACTTGTCCTATAACAAACTGGAAGGGCCAGTACCCTCGAATGGAATTCTACTGACCATGAATCCTAACGATTTTGTCGGCAATGCTGGTCTTTGTGGTAGTATTCTCCCTCCATGTTCTCAGAGTTCAACCGTGACAAGTCAGAAAAGGAGCTCACACATTAGTCACATTGTTATTGGTTTTGTGACCGGCATTTCGGTCATTTTATCCCTTGCTGCTGTATATTTTGGAGGGAAATGGTTGTACAATAAATGTTATATGTATAACAGTTTCATCTATGATTGGTTCAAACATAACAATGAAGATTGGCCTTGGAGGTTAGTAGCTTTTCAAAGGATCAGTTTCACAAGTAGTGAGATCCTAACTTGCATAAAAGAATCAAATGTCATAGGCATGGGTGGTGCTGGCATTGTTTACAAAGCTGAAATCCATAAACCTCAGATAACAGTAGCAGTGAAGAAACTATGGAGGTCAAGCCCAGATATAGAAAATGGGAATGATGTGTTAAGAGAAGTGGAACTCTTGGGGAGACTAAGGCATAGGAATATTGTAAGGCTATTAGGGTATGTTCACAATGAAAGGGATGTGATAATGGTTTATGAGTACATGATTAATGGGAACCTTGGAACAGCACTGCATGGTGAACAATCTGCAAGGTTGCTTGTAGATTGGGTCTCAAGGTATAACATAGCTCTTGGAGTTGCACAAGGGATGAACTACCTACACCATGATTGTCATCCACCAGTTATTCACAGGGATATCAAGTCTAATAACATACTCCTTGACGCAAATTTGGAGGCAAGGATAGCAGATTTCGGTTTGGCGAGGATGATGATTCAAAAGAATGAGACTGTTACAATGGTGGCTGGATCTTACGGTTATATTGCACCAG AATATGGATACACTCTGAAGGTTGATGAGAAGATTGACATATACAGTTATGGAGTGGTACTTTTGGAGCTGCTAACTGGTAAAATGCCATTAGACCATACTTTTGAAGAAGCCGTAGACATAGTCGAATGGATACAAAAGAAGAGAAACAATAAAGCCATGTTAGAAGCACTAGATCCCACCATAGCTGGTCAGTGCAAACATGTTCAGGAAGAGATGCTTCTTGTCCTGCGGATTGCACTTCTATGCACTGCAAAGCTCCCCAAGGAAAGACCATCCATGAGAGACATCATCACAATGCTTGGAGAGGCGAAGCCAAGAAGGAAAAGCATTTGTGGCAATGGAAGGCAAGAGAGTAGCATTGAAAAAGGAACAATCTTTACCACATCCCCAGTAGCAAGTCTTTTGTAG
- the LOC11405594 gene encoding bifunctional TH2 protein, mitochondrial isoform X2, translating into MYILLRYESAEDCSDDDDDKLGLSQLRKNVLEELKMHDSLVKEWGLDLAKEHSINSATVKYTDFLLATASGKIEGLKSSGKLATPFEKTKIAAYTLGAMTPCMRLYAFLGKKFKELPDLEESTHPYSKWIDNYSSDGFQASALRTEELLDKLSVSLTGEELDVIEKLYYQAMKLEIDFFTAQPLFQPTIAPLTKGHNLEEDRLVIFSDFDLTCTVVDSSAILAEIAIVTAPKSDNQPEDQTARMLSSDLRNTWGSLSKQYTEEYEQCIESIMPANKLENFDYKQLSTALEQLSKFENSANNRVVESGVLKGINIEDVKRAGERLILQDGCTDFFKRVVKNKNLNANVHVLSYCWCGDLIRSAFSSADLNEMDVHANEFSYDGSVSTGDIVKKVESPIDKVQAFRNILENCNDDKKKLTVYIGDSVGDLLCLLEADVGIVIGSSSSLRTIGTQFGVSFVPLFSGLVKKQKEYNEESSSNWKGLSGILYTVSSWAEVHAFVLGC; encoded by the exons ATGTACATTTTATTGAG GTATGAGTCGGCTGAAGACTGTTCTGACGACGATGACGATAAGCTTGGACTCTCCCAGTTGAGGAAGAATGTTTTAGAGGAGCTGAAGATGCATGACTCACTGGTAAAG GAATGGGGATTGGACCTTGCCAAAGAGCACAGTATTAACTCAGCAACAGTTAAGTATACAGACTTTCTGTTGGCTACTGCTTCTGGGAAGATTGAAGGACTGAAAAGTTCTGGTAAACTTGCAACACCATTTGAGAAAACCAAAATTGCTGCTTATACTTTAGGTGCCATGACTCCTTGCATGAGGCTGTATGCCTTTCTTGGTAAAAAGTTCAAGGAACTTCCAGACCTCGAAGAAAGTACTCACCCGTATAGCAAGTGGATCGACAACTATTCCTCTGATGGTTTCCAG GCTTCTGCTCTGCGAACCGAAGAATTGCTCGACAAACTAAGTGTCTCTTTAACTGGCGAAGAACTCGATGTCATTGAAAAGCTTTATTACCAGGCAATGAAGCTTGAAATAGACTTCTTCACTGCTCAACCACTCTTTCAGCCAACTATAGCACCCTTGACTAAAGGACATAACCTTGAAGAAGATCGTCTCGTGATTTTTTccgattttgatttaacatgcACTGTTGTTGATTCATCTGCCATCTTGGCAGAAATTGCTATAGTGACAGCACCAAAATCCGACAATCAGCCTGAAGATCAAACAGCTCGAATGTTGTCTTCTGACCTCAGGAACACATGGGGTTCTCTATCCAAACAGTATACAGAGGAGTATGAGCAATGTATAGAAAGCATTATGCCTGCCAATAAAT tggaaaattttgattataaacaACTGTCTACAGCACTTGAGCAACTTTCGAAATTCGAGAACTCAGCAAATAATAGGGTTGTTGAGTCCGGGGTTCTTAAGGGTATAAATATAGAAGATGTAAAGCGTGCTGGAGAGCGTTTGATTCTTCAGGATGGTTGCACTGACTTTTTTAAGAGAGttgtaaagaataaaaatttgaatgcCAATGTGCATGTTCTTTCATACTGCTGGTGTGGTGACCTAATTAGGTCTGCTTTCTCTTCAG CTGATTTAAATGAGATGGATGTTCATGCTAACGAGTTCAGTTATGACGGATCTGTTTCTACCGGCGACATTGTTAAGAAGGTGGAGTCTCCCATTGACAAGGTCCAGGCTTTTCGTAATATATTGGAAAATTGCAATGATGACAAGAAAAAATTAACTGTTTACATTGGAGACTCGGTGGGTGATTTACTTTGTCTACTTGAAGCAGATGTAGGAATTGTGATTGGTTCAAGTTCAAGCCTTAGGACCATAGGGACACAATTTGGTGTTTCATTTGTCCCATTGTTTTCTGGCTTGGTTAAGAAACAGAAAGAATACAACGAAGAAAGCTCTTCCAATTGGAAGGGTTTATCTGGCATTCTTTACACAGTCTCTAGTTGGGCTGAAGTGCATGCTTTTGTTTTGGGTTGCTAG
- the LOC11405594 gene encoding bifunctional TH2 protein, mitochondrial isoform X1 codes for MRMRWFLPNPIKTLPIINTIRSSISFRTFVPFNSRSFHRNRIQMAAIHNHSEAGLAKRFWIKFNRESIFSMYTPFVISLASGNLKIDSFRHYIAQDVHFLRAFVQAYESAEDCSDDDDDKLGLSQLRKNVLEELKMHDSLVKEWGLDLAKEHSINSATVKYTDFLLATASGKIEGLKSSGKLATPFEKTKIAAYTLGAMTPCMRLYAFLGKKFKELPDLEESTHPYSKWIDNYSSDGFQASALRTEELLDKLSVSLTGEELDVIEKLYYQAMKLEIDFFTAQPLFQPTIAPLTKGHNLEEDRLVIFSDFDLTCTVVDSSAILAEIAIVTAPKSDNQPEDQTARMLSSDLRNTWGSLSKQYTEEYEQCIESIMPANKLENFDYKQLSTALEQLSKFENSANNRVVESGVLKGINIEDVKRAGERLILQDGCTDFFKRVVKNKNLNANVHVLSYCWCGDLIRSAFSSADLNEMDVHANEFSYDGSVSTGDIVKKVESPIDKVQAFRNILENCNDDKKKLTVYIGDSVGDLLCLLEADVGIVIGSSSSLRTIGTQFGVSFVPLFSGLVKKQKEYNEESSSNWKGLSGILYTVSSWAEVHAFVLGC; via the exons ATGCGCATGCGGTGGTTCCTTCCAAACCCTATCAAAACCCTTCCAATCATCAACACCATCCGTTCTTCAATCTCATTTCGAACCTTCGTTCCTTTCAATTCAAGATCGTTCCATAGAAACCGAATCCAAATGGCAGCAATTCACAATCACAGTGAAGCTGGACTTGCGAAGCGTTTCTGGATCAAATTCAATCGTGAATCCATCTTCTCTATGTATACTCCTTTTGTTATCTCTTTAGCTTCCGGTAACTTGAAGATCGATTCTTTCCGCCATTACATCGCTCAAGATGTTCATTTTCTTCGCGCTTTTGTTCAAGC GTATGAGTCGGCTGAAGACTGTTCTGACGACGATGACGATAAGCTTGGACTCTCCCAGTTGAGGAAGAATGTTTTAGAGGAGCTGAAGATGCATGACTCACTGGTAAAG GAATGGGGATTGGACCTTGCCAAAGAGCACAGTATTAACTCAGCAACAGTTAAGTATACAGACTTTCTGTTGGCTACTGCTTCTGGGAAGATTGAAGGACTGAAAAGTTCTGGTAAACTTGCAACACCATTTGAGAAAACCAAAATTGCTGCTTATACTTTAGGTGCCATGACTCCTTGCATGAGGCTGTATGCCTTTCTTGGTAAAAAGTTCAAGGAACTTCCAGACCTCGAAGAAAGTACTCACCCGTATAGCAAGTGGATCGACAACTATTCCTCTGATGGTTTCCAG GCTTCTGCTCTGCGAACCGAAGAATTGCTCGACAAACTAAGTGTCTCTTTAACTGGCGAAGAACTCGATGTCATTGAAAAGCTTTATTACCAGGCAATGAAGCTTGAAATAGACTTCTTCACTGCTCAACCACTCTTTCAGCCAACTATAGCACCCTTGACTAAAGGACATAACCTTGAAGAAGATCGTCTCGTGATTTTTTccgattttgatttaacatgcACTGTTGTTGATTCATCTGCCATCTTGGCAGAAATTGCTATAGTGACAGCACCAAAATCCGACAATCAGCCTGAAGATCAAACAGCTCGAATGTTGTCTTCTGACCTCAGGAACACATGGGGTTCTCTATCCAAACAGTATACAGAGGAGTATGAGCAATGTATAGAAAGCATTATGCCTGCCAATAAAT tggaaaattttgattataaacaACTGTCTACAGCACTTGAGCAACTTTCGAAATTCGAGAACTCAGCAAATAATAGGGTTGTTGAGTCCGGGGTTCTTAAGGGTATAAATATAGAAGATGTAAAGCGTGCTGGAGAGCGTTTGATTCTTCAGGATGGTTGCACTGACTTTTTTAAGAGAGttgtaaagaataaaaatttgaatgcCAATGTGCATGTTCTTTCATACTGCTGGTGTGGTGACCTAATTAGGTCTGCTTTCTCTTCAG CTGATTTAAATGAGATGGATGTTCATGCTAACGAGTTCAGTTATGACGGATCTGTTTCTACCGGCGACATTGTTAAGAAGGTGGAGTCTCCCATTGACAAGGTCCAGGCTTTTCGTAATATATTGGAAAATTGCAATGATGACAAGAAAAAATTAACTGTTTACATTGGAGACTCGGTGGGTGATTTACTTTGTCTACTTGAAGCAGATGTAGGAATTGTGATTGGTTCAAGTTCAAGCCTTAGGACCATAGGGACACAATTTGGTGTTTCATTTGTCCCATTGTTTTCTGGCTTGGTTAAGAAACAGAAAGAATACAACGAAGAAAGCTCTTCCAATTGGAAGGGTTTATCTGGCATTCTTTACACAGTCTCTAGTTGGGCTGAAGTGCATGCTTTTGTTTTGGGTTGCTAG
- the LOC11405593 gene encoding inositol phosphorylceramide glucuronosyltransferase 1, translating into MKALLWFMILVFSVNSLGSESKRTEVAYASLLYGDEFLLGVRVLGKSIRDTRSNKDMVVLVSDGVSDYAKNLLKADGWIVEKISLLENPNQVRPKRFWGVYTKLKIFNMTNYNKVVYLDADTIVVRNIEELFKCGKFCANLKHSERLNSGVMVVEPSTTLFNDMMSKVKTLPSYTGGDQGFLNSYYSGFPNAHVFEPDLSQEILETRPVPEMERLSTLYNADVGLYMLANKWMVDEKELRVIHYTLGPLKPWDWWTSWLLKPIDVWQNVREQLPESLPGTRGGRNPKDDFLVKFLFLLPLCAVLFCCYRSFRKNQGSFGFCCRSSLCDHVRHFYYRIKSGGPVSYTGISTSTVSSTHQLLNGTPYKVPAYLGGVSVCVSFMAAMVSLGLTLVIVPRQVTPWTGLLLMYEWAFTIFFILFGGYLNLIYHWGKIKASRAVSSLSQSKPSDDDSGKGHQRQISSCDTATWFYGLGMAFLAIVAPSLPCLFGITALFLRLGLMIVGGIILTSFMTYASEHLAMKSFLKGLDDRDIARNGNFCFSC; encoded by the exons ATGAAAGCATTGTTATGGTTCATGATTTTGGTGTTTTCAGTTAACTCATTGGGATCTGAATCAAAGAGAACGGAAGTGGCATACGCGAGTTTGTTATACGGAGATGAATTCTTGTTAGGCGTTAGGGTTCTTGGAAAATCGATACGCGATACTCGATCAAACAAGGATATGGTTGTTTTAGTCTCTGATGGTGTTTCTGATTACGCTAAAAATCTCCTCAAG GCTGATGGGTGGATAGTTGAGAAAATTAGTTTACTGGAAAATCCTAATCAAGTTCGTCCTAAGAGATTTTGGGGTGTTTATACTAAGCTCAAAATCTTTAACATGACTAATTACAATAAAG TTGTATACCTTGATGCCGACACTATTGTGGTTAGAAATATTGAAGAGCTTTTCAAATGTGGAAAATTTTGTGCTAATTTGAAGCATTCTGAGAGGCTGAATTCAGGAGTTATGGTGGTGGAGCCATCTACGACCCTTTTTAATGACATGATGAGCAAAGTAAAAACTCTGCCATCTTACACTGGAG GGGATCAGGGATTTCTCAATTCATATTACTCTGGATTTCCCAACGCACATGTTTTTGAGCCAGATTTGAGCCAAGAAATTTTGGAAACTAGACCAGTTCCTGAAATGGAGCGACTTTCCACACTTTATAATGCAGATGTTGGTCTTTACATGCTGGCTAACAAG TGGATGGTAGATGAGAAAGAACTCCGTGTGATTCATTATACTCTAGGTCCTCTCAAGCCTTGGGACTGGTGGACGTCTTGGCTGTTGAAACCTATTGATGTTTGGCAG AATGTAAGGGAACAGTTGCCAGAATCCCTTCCTGGAACCAGAGGGGGTCGGAATCCTAAAGATGATTTTCTTGTGAAGTTTCTTTTTCTGCTACCGCTTTGTGCTGTACTCTTCTGCTGTTATCGTTCATTTCGAAAG AATCAAGGGTCCTTTGGTTTCTGTTGTAGAAGCTCACTATGCGATCATGTCAGACACTTTTATTATAGGATTAAATCAGGTGGCCCGGTTTCTTATACTGGCATTTCTACTTCTACAGTCAGTTCCACCCATCAG CTCTTAAATGGTACGCCGTACAAGGTGCCCGCATATTTGGGTGGTGTTTCTGTTTGTGTCTCTTTTATGGCGGCAATGGTGTCTCTTGGATTAACTCTTGTGATAGTACCTCGACAAGTGACTCCATGGACTGGTTTGCTTTTGATGTATGAATGGGCATTCACaatcttttttatattatttggaGGTTATCTCAATTTGATTTATCACTGGGGAAAGATCAAAGCATCACGGGCTGTTTCCTCGTTGTCTCAATCTAAACCCTCTGATGACGATTCAGGAAAAG GCCACCAGCGTCAGATATCATCTTGTGATACTGCTACATGGTTCTATGGATTAGGGATGGCCTTCTTGGCCATTGTTGCTCCATCCTTGCCTTGTCTTTTTGGAATTACCGCTTTGTTTCTACG GTTAGGTTTGATGATTGTTGGGGGCATAATATTAACATCGTTCATGACATACGCCTCTGAACATCTAGCCATGAAATCATTTCTGAAAGGCCTTGATGACAGGGATATTGCACGAAATGGGAACTTCTGTTTCTcatgttga